Proteins encoded by one window of Lathyrus oleraceus cultivar Zhongwan6 chromosome 1, CAAS_Psat_ZW6_1.0, whole genome shotgun sequence:
- the LOC127118180 gene encoding probable caffeoyl-CoA O-methyltransferase At4g26220, producing MDNTKIQSVYRNPVILQSEDLTNYILETAVYPREPEILKELRKASETHPWGFIATLPEAGPLIGILLKLLNPKKTIEVGVFTGYSLLLTALNIPHDGKITAIDIDRKAYEIGLPVIRKAGMEHKIDFIESPALPVLDKLLEDASNEGSFEYAYIDADKENYVNYHERLIKLVKVGGLLIYDNTLWGGRVAWPEEKVPPHAKSGRTAAIEFNKTIRDDSRVDFSLTSIGDGLTICRRIV from the exons ATGGACAACACTAAAATTCAATCAGTCTACCGCAATCCTGTCATATTGCAGAGTGAGGACTTGACAAAT TATATATTGGAGACTGCTGTTTATCCTAGAGAGCCAGAGATTCTCAAAGAGCTGAGGAAAGCCTCTGAGACTCACCCTTG GGGTTTCATAGCTACTTTACCCGAGGCTGGTCCATTGATCGGTATACTTTTGAAGCTTTTGAACCCCAAAAAGACAATTGAAGTGGGAGTTTTTACTGGATACTCTCTTCTCCTCACTGCTCTAAACATTCCCCATGATGGAAAG ATTACAGCCATAGATATTGACAGGAAAGCTTATGAAATTGGATTACCGGTCATAAGAAAGGCTGGAATGGAACATAAGATTGATTTCATTGAGTCTCCAGCTCTACCAGTTTTGGACAAACTTCTAGAAGAT GCATCAAATGAAGGAAGTTTTGAGTATGCTTACATTGATGCTGACAAAGAAAACTATGTAAACTATCATGAAAGACTGATAAAACTAGTCAAAGTTGGTGGCTTACTTATATATGACAACACACTTTGGGGTGGAAGAGTTGCTTGGCCTGAAGAGAAAGTTCCACCACATGCCAAATCAGGAAGAACAGCAGCAATTGAATTCAACAAAACAATCAGAGATGACTCTCGTGTTGATTTTTCTCTCACTTCTATTGGTGATGGACTCACTATTTGTAGACGTATTGTCTAA